Proteins co-encoded in one Nicotiana sylvestris chromosome 7, ASM39365v2, whole genome shotgun sequence genomic window:
- the LOC104225875 gene encoding putative protein FAR1-RELATED SEQUENCE 10, which yields MAAKPLNNIWIRRQQCPCGDWKCYIKADGDDQAVYVSLTTKSETASSSSQDAVFTPYVGQIFKSDDEAFEYYSNFARKNGFSIRKARSTESQNLGIYRRDFVCYRSGFNQPRKKANVEHPRDRKSVRCGCDAKLYLTKEIVDGVAQWYVSQFSNVHNHELLEDDQVRLLPAYRKIQEADQERILLLSKAGFPVNRIVKVLELEKGVQPGHLPFIEKDVRNFVRTCKKTVQENDALMTEKRENDLLELLEACKASQQKDEGFIYSFTTDDNGRVENIAWSYGHSLRAYSFFGDVMTFDTTYRSITYNMVLGVLFGIDNNGNAIFLGCVLLQDETSQSFSWALQSFVRFMRGKQPETIVTDIDSGLRDAIASEMPNTKHVICLWQVLSKLSSWFSLPLGLQYPDFKSEFDMLCRLENVEDFEHQWNHLVARFGVGSDKHIALLLSYRTSWPISYTRNFFLARTMTIEYWKLIETFMKNILSPQSSLLLFFEQVGLASNFGNHNKEKRLYMPAKTCLPLEEHARSVLTPYAFDVMQHEIMLSMQYAITEMANSSYLARHYKKMEAECLVIWIPEDEEVHCSCKEFEHSGILCRHSIRMLVSKNYFQIPAKYFPLRWRLESSLAPPDESVIQSSSDEYSQVFHALSGSLYSESLISKQRVNYVNRELKKLLENVQNMPTVDEIVVSSAPINVREL from the exons ATGGCAGCAAAGCCATTGAATAATATCTGGATTAGGAGACAGCAATGCCCTTGTGGAGATTGGAAGTGTTACATTAAAGCCGATGGAGATGATCAAGCAGTATATGTTTCTCTAACGACGAAGAGTGAAACAGCATCGTCTTCGTCCCAAGATGCTGTCTTTACTCCATATGTTGGTCAGATATTTAAAAGTGACGATGAGGCATTTGAATATTATAGCAACTTTGCTAGGAAGAATGGGTTTTCTATTAGGAAAGCGCGATCAACAGAAAGCCAGAATTTGGGAATCTATAGAAGGGATTTTGTGTGTTACCGGTCTGGATTCAATCAACCAAGGAAAAAGGCCAACGTGGAACACCCTCGGGACAGGAAATCAGTACGGTGTGGATGTGATGCGAAACTATACTTGACAAAAGAAATTGTTGATGGTGTAGCACAATGGTATGTTTCTCAGTTCAGTAATGTTCATAACCATGAATTATTGGAAGATGATCAAGTTAGACTACTTCCTGCATATCGAAAAATCCAAGAGGCTGATCAGGAAAGGATTCTTTTGCTGTCCAAAGCTGGTTTTCCTGTCAATCGGATAGTGAAGGTGCTGGAATTAGAAAAAGGAGTTCAACCGGGTCATTTGCCTTTCATAGAAAAAGACGTCAGAAATTTTGTCAGGACGTGTAAGAAAACTGTTCAGGAGAATGATGCTTTGATgacagagaaaagagaaaatgatcttttggagcttcttgaggctTGCAAAGCATCACAACAAAAGGATGAGGGGTTCATTTACAGTTTTACTACTGATGACAATGGCAGAGTAGAAAACATCGCATGGTCCTATGGACACTCACTTCGTGCATATTCTTTCTTTGGTGATGTCATGACCTTTGACACCACATATCGATCTATCACCTATAATATGGTACTTGGTGTGTTGTTTGGAATTGACAATAATGGGAATGCAATTTTTCTTGGATGCGTTCTGCTGCAAGATGAGACATCACAGTCATTCTCTTGGGCCTTACAG TCTTTTGTTCGATTCATGAGAGGAAAACAACCTGAGACAATCGTGACTGATATAGATTCAGGGCTGAGAGATGCTATAGCAAGCGAGATGCCTAATACTAAGCATGTTATATGTTTATGGCAAGTTCTCTCAAAATTATCTAGTTGGTTCTCCTTGCCCCTTGGATTACAGTATCCAGATTTTAAATCTGAGTTTGATATGTTGTGTCGACTGGAAAATGTAGAGGACTTTGAGCATCAATGGAATCACCTGGTTGCTCGGTTTGGAGTTGGTTCAGATAAGCACATTGCTCTTCTTCTATCTTATCGAACATCCTGGCCAATTTCTTACACGCGGAACTTTTTCCTGGCCCGAACAATGACCATTGAGTATTGGAAATTGATCGAGACATTCATGAAGAATATCTTGAGCCCTCAATCAAGCTTACTATTATTCTTCGAGCAG GTTGGTCTAGCGTCCAACTTTGGGAATCACAATAAGGAAAAGCGACTTTATATGCCTGCTAAGACTTGCCTTCCTCTTGAAGAACATGCAAGGAGTGTTCTTACGCCTTATGCCTTCGACGTCATGCAGCATGAGATTATGCTATCTATGCAATACGCAATAACAGAAATGGCTAATAGCTCATATCTTGCGAGGCATTACAAGAAAATGGAAGCAGAGTGTCTTGTGATTTGGATACCCGAAGATGAGGAAGTTCACTGCTCTTGCAAGGAATTTGAGCATTCTGGCATTTTGTGCCGGCATTCGATTCGAATGCTAGTATCTAAAAACTACTTTCAAATCCCAGCAAAATATTTTCCACTTCGATGGAGACTCGAGAGTTCCTTAGCTCCCCCGGATGAATCAGTCATTCAAAGTAGCAGTGATGAGTATTCTCAAGTTTTCCATGCTCTTAGTGGAAGTCTATATTCAGAATCATTAATTTCTAAACAGCGCGTTAATTATGTTAATAGAGAGCTCAAAAAGCTCCTTGAGAATGTACAGAATATGCCTACAGTGGATGAAATTGTTGTAAGTTCAGCACCTATCAATGTGAGGGAACTCTAG
- the LOC138872789 gene encoding uncharacterized protein, whose product MNLNSQFYFLKNAMKILLPFSVFSLVFSQYSSMFPFLLNYFHDISSLFSIQLFTYSTERNYIFLLCNGILVFIIKNSGLIGNISDLKESHKEKSREYQNPIASETKAEKDSSMYKVFCIQTKTEKVENQCEEEEGGIMNQDFVIVGTAEENEDEAYNQENNVEIIEEEEDEEELEETLEELHKKCEDFIKRIKKEINMKN is encoded by the coding sequence ATGAATTTGAATAGCCAATTCTATTTTCTGAAAAATGCAATGAAAATTCTGCTTCCTTTTTCTGTATTTTCATTGGTGTTTTCTCAATATTCTTCAATGTTTCCTTTTCTTCTCAATTATTTTCATGACATTTCTTCATTATTTTCCATTCAACTTTTCACTTATAGCACAGAGAGGAATTATATTTTCCTTCTTTGTAATGGAATTCTTGTTTTTATAATCAAGAATTCAGGGTTAATTGGTAATATTTCTGACCTTAAAGAAAGTCACAAGGAGAAATCCAGAGAATATCAAAATCCAATTGCTTCAGAAACAAAGGCAGAAAAGGACAGCTCGATGTACAAAGTATTCTGTATTCAAACAAAGACAGAGAAAGTTGAAAACCaatgtgaagaagaagaaggaggaataATGAATCAGGATTTTGTTATTGTTGGAACAGCTGAGGAGAATGAAGATGAAGCTTATAATCAAGAAAATAATGTTGAAattattgaagaagaagaagatgaagaagaattaGAAGAAACATTAGAAGAGTTGCACAAGAAGTGTGAAGATTTTATAAAGAGAATTAAGAAAGAGATTAATATGAAGAATTGA